The following are from one region of the Aquila chrysaetos chrysaetos chromosome 23, bAquChr1.4, whole genome shotgun sequence genome:
- the MITD1 gene encoding MIT domain-containing protein 1 isoform X4 has product MSRAGGDGTVALERAGAETVKRAVELDLASRFQESLVCYQEGIDLLLQVVKATKDEAKKHRYRQKISEYMTRAEDIKKHIEKEKQDGKYHKQIRIEENATGFGYEKLFQEYLSEIVSEVWVEDPYIRHVHQLYNFLRFCELLVKGPCKVKTIHLLTSYDEGSGRSQQISGLEEIQQSLRNYGVTLNIAFSSSIHDREIRFNNGWMIKIGRGLDYFKKPQLFCDRIWCRGLDSRVLLLLGGPQTDSCQNILGATQKVLGISGLRRNAKLISLFR; this is encoded by the exons aTGTCGCGGGCGGGGGGCGATGGCACCGTCGCGTTGGAGCGGGCCGGGGCGGAGACGGTGAAGCGGGCGGTGGAGCTGGACCTGGCGTCTCGGTTCCAGGAGTCGTTGGTGTGCTACCAGGAGGGCATCGACCTCCTGCTGCAGGTGGTGAAAG CCACGAAAGATGAGGCAAAAAAGCACCGTTACCGGCAGAAAATATCCGAGTACATGACCAGAGCCGAAGACATTAAAAAACAcattgaaaaagagaaacaag atggcAAATACCATAAGCAAATCAGGATAGAGGAAAACGCAACAGGTTTCGGCTACGAAAAGCTTTTCCAAGAGTACCTTAGTGAGATTGTTTCTGAAGTTTGGGTGGAGGACCCGTACATTAGGCATGTTCATCAG TTGTATAACTTCCTGCGATTCTGTGAGCTGCTAGTTAAGGGGCCATGCAAAGTGAAAACAATCCACCTCCTCACTTCCTATGATGAA GGCAGTGGGAGGAGTCAACAGATAAGTGGCTTGGAAGAAATACAACAATCATTGAGGAATTATGGAGTAACACTGAATATTGCATTTTCATCTTCAATACATGATCGAGAAATTAG attcaACAATGGATGGATGATTAAGATTGGAAGGGGTCttgattattttaagaaaccACAG TTATTCTGCGACAGAATTTGGTGCCGTGGCTTGGATTCGCGTGTCCTGCTTCTCTTGGGAGGACCACAGACTGATTCCTGCCAAAATATCCTTGGTGCCACTCAGAAAG tTCTAGGAATAAGTGGCTTAAGAAGAAATGCCAAGTTGATATCCTTATTCAGATGA
- the MITD1 gene encoding MIT domain-containing protein 1 isoform X2, with protein MSRAGGDGTVALERAGAETVKRAVELDLASRFQESLVCYQEGIDLLLQVVKATKDEAKKHRYRQKISEYMTRAEDIKKHIEKEKQDGKYHKQIRIEENATGFGYEKLFQEYLSEIVSEVWVEDPYIRHVHQGSGRSQQISGLEEIQQSLRNYGVTLNIAFSSSIHDREIRFNNGWMIKIGRGLDYFKKPQLFCDRIWCRGLDSRVLLLLGGPQTDSCQNILGATQKGKGPFEIPTRASAKGCLSGQGHWNQNILTDLMVSLLSPVRFSCPNFPPNSSFMPQPQECD; from the exons aTGTCGCGGGCGGGGGGCGATGGCACCGTCGCGTTGGAGCGGGCCGGGGCGGAGACGGTGAAGCGGGCGGTGGAGCTGGACCTGGCGTCTCGGTTCCAGGAGTCGTTGGTGTGCTACCAGGAGGGCATCGACCTCCTGCTGCAGGTGGTGAAAG CCACGAAAGATGAGGCAAAAAAGCACCGTTACCGGCAGAAAATATCCGAGTACATGACCAGAGCCGAAGACATTAAAAAACAcattgaaaaagagaaacaag atggcAAATACCATAAGCAAATCAGGATAGAGGAAAACGCAACAGGTTTCGGCTACGAAAAGCTTTTCCAAGAGTACCTTAGTGAGATTGTTTCTGAAGTTTGGGTGGAGGACCCGTACATTAGGCATGTTCATCAG GGCAGTGGGAGGAGTCAACAGATAAGTGGCTTGGAAGAAATACAACAATCATTGAGGAATTATGGAGTAACACTGAATATTGCATTTTCATCTTCAATACATGATCGAGAAATTAG attcaACAATGGATGGATGATTAAGATTGGAAGGGGTCttgattattttaagaaaccACAG TTATTCTGCGACAGAATTTGGTGCCGTGGCTTGGATTCGCGTGTCCTGCTTCTCTTGGGAGGACCACAGACTGATTCCTGCCAAAATATCCTTGGTGCCACTCAGAAAGGTAAGGGACCTTTTGAAATCCCTACTAGAGCTTCAGCCAAGGGTTGTCTGTCTGGACAAGGACACTGGAATCAGAATATCCTTACAGACCTGATGGTAAGTCTTTTAAGTCCGGTAAGATTCAGTTGCCCTAACTTTCCACCCAATTCTTCCTTCATGCCGCAGCCTCAGGAATGTGATTAG
- the MITD1 gene encoding MIT domain-containing protein 1 isoform X9 gives MSRAGGDGTVALERAGAETVKRAVELDLASRFQESLVCYQEGIDLLLQVVKATKDEAKKHRYRQKISEYMTRAEDIKKHIEKEKQDGKYHKQIRIEENATGFGYEKLFQEYLSEIVSEVWVEDPYIRHVHQLYNFLRFCELLVKGPCKVKTIHLLTSYDEGSGRSQQISGLEEIQQSLRNYGVTLNIAFSSSIHDREISYSATEFGAVAWIRVSCFSWEDHRLIPAKISLVPLRKLPYLQE, from the exons aTGTCGCGGGCGGGGGGCGATGGCACCGTCGCGTTGGAGCGGGCCGGGGCGGAGACGGTGAAGCGGGCGGTGGAGCTGGACCTGGCGTCTCGGTTCCAGGAGTCGTTGGTGTGCTACCAGGAGGGCATCGACCTCCTGCTGCAGGTGGTGAAAG CCACGAAAGATGAGGCAAAAAAGCACCGTTACCGGCAGAAAATATCCGAGTACATGACCAGAGCCGAAGACATTAAAAAACAcattgaaaaagagaaacaag atggcAAATACCATAAGCAAATCAGGATAGAGGAAAACGCAACAGGTTTCGGCTACGAAAAGCTTTTCCAAGAGTACCTTAGTGAGATTGTTTCTGAAGTTTGGGTGGAGGACCCGTACATTAGGCATGTTCATCAG TTGTATAACTTCCTGCGATTCTGTGAGCTGCTAGTTAAGGGGCCATGCAAAGTGAAAACAATCCACCTCCTCACTTCCTATGATGAA GGCAGTGGGAGGAGTCAACAGATAAGTGGCTTGGAAGAAATACAACAATCATTGAGGAATTATGGAGTAACACTGAATATTGCATTTTCATCTTCAATACATGATCGAGAAATTAG TTATTCTGCGACAGAATTTGGTGCCGTGGCTTGGATTCGCGTGTCCTGCTTCTCTTGGGAGGACCACAGACTGATTCCTGCCAAAATATCCTTGGTGCCACTCAGAAAG CTCCCTTATCTTCAGGAGTAA
- the MITD1 gene encoding MIT domain-containing protein 1 isoform X5, translated as MSRAGGDGTVALERAGAETVKRAVELDLASRFQESLVCYQEGIDLLLQVVKATKDEAKKHRYRQKISEYMTRAEDIKKHIEKEKQDGKYHKQIRIEENATGFGYEKLFQEYLSEIVSEVWVEDPYIRHVHQLYNFLRFCELLVKGPCKVKTIHLLTSYDEGSGRSQQISGLEEIQQSLRNYGVTLNIAFSSSIHDREIRFNNGWMIKIGRGLDYFKKPQLFCDRIWCRGLDSRVLLLLGGPQTDSCQNILGATQKGISGLRRNAKLISLFR; from the exons aTGTCGCGGGCGGGGGGCGATGGCACCGTCGCGTTGGAGCGGGCCGGGGCGGAGACGGTGAAGCGGGCGGTGGAGCTGGACCTGGCGTCTCGGTTCCAGGAGTCGTTGGTGTGCTACCAGGAGGGCATCGACCTCCTGCTGCAGGTGGTGAAAG CCACGAAAGATGAGGCAAAAAAGCACCGTTACCGGCAGAAAATATCCGAGTACATGACCAGAGCCGAAGACATTAAAAAACAcattgaaaaagagaaacaag atggcAAATACCATAAGCAAATCAGGATAGAGGAAAACGCAACAGGTTTCGGCTACGAAAAGCTTTTCCAAGAGTACCTTAGTGAGATTGTTTCTGAAGTTTGGGTGGAGGACCCGTACATTAGGCATGTTCATCAG TTGTATAACTTCCTGCGATTCTGTGAGCTGCTAGTTAAGGGGCCATGCAAAGTGAAAACAATCCACCTCCTCACTTCCTATGATGAA GGCAGTGGGAGGAGTCAACAGATAAGTGGCTTGGAAGAAATACAACAATCATTGAGGAATTATGGAGTAACACTGAATATTGCATTTTCATCTTCAATACATGATCGAGAAATTAG attcaACAATGGATGGATGATTAAGATTGGAAGGGGTCttgattattttaagaaaccACAG TTATTCTGCGACAGAATTTGGTGCCGTGGCTTGGATTCGCGTGTCCTGCTTCTCTTGGGAGGACCACAGACTGATTCCTGCCAAAATATCCTTGGTGCCACTCAGAAAG GAATAAGTGGCTTAAGAAGAAATGCCAAGTTGATATCCTTATTCAGATGA
- the MITD1 gene encoding MIT domain-containing protein 1 isoform X10 produces MSRAGGDGTVALERAGAETVKRAVELDLASRFQESLVCYQEGIDLLLQVVKATKDEAKKHRYRQKISEYMTRAEDIKKHIEKEKQDGKYHKQIRIEENATGFGYEKLFQEYLSEIVSEVWVEDPYIRHVHQLYNFLRFCELLVKGPCKVKTIHLLTSYDEGSGRSQQISGLEEIQQSLRNYGVTLNIAFSSSIHDREISYSATEFGAVAWIRVSCFSWEDHRLIPAKISLVPLRKF; encoded by the exons aTGTCGCGGGCGGGGGGCGATGGCACCGTCGCGTTGGAGCGGGCCGGGGCGGAGACGGTGAAGCGGGCGGTGGAGCTGGACCTGGCGTCTCGGTTCCAGGAGTCGTTGGTGTGCTACCAGGAGGGCATCGACCTCCTGCTGCAGGTGGTGAAAG CCACGAAAGATGAGGCAAAAAAGCACCGTTACCGGCAGAAAATATCCGAGTACATGACCAGAGCCGAAGACATTAAAAAACAcattgaaaaagagaaacaag atggcAAATACCATAAGCAAATCAGGATAGAGGAAAACGCAACAGGTTTCGGCTACGAAAAGCTTTTCCAAGAGTACCTTAGTGAGATTGTTTCTGAAGTTTGGGTGGAGGACCCGTACATTAGGCATGTTCATCAG TTGTATAACTTCCTGCGATTCTGTGAGCTGCTAGTTAAGGGGCCATGCAAAGTGAAAACAATCCACCTCCTCACTTCCTATGATGAA GGCAGTGGGAGGAGTCAACAGATAAGTGGCTTGGAAGAAATACAACAATCATTGAGGAATTATGGAGTAACACTGAATATTGCATTTTCATCTTCAATACATGATCGAGAAATTAG TTATTCTGCGACAGAATTTGGTGCCGTGGCTTGGATTCGCGTGTCCTGCTTCTCTTGGGAGGACCACAGACTGATTCCTGCCAAAATATCCTTGGTGCCACTCAGAAAG tTCTAG
- the MITD1 gene encoding MIT domain-containing protein 1 isoform X12 — MSRAGGDGTVALERAGAETVKRAVELDLASRFQESLVCYQEGIDLLLQVVKATKDEAKKHRYRQKISEYMTRAEDIKKHIEKEKQDGKYHKQIRIEENATGFGYEKLFQEYLSEIVSEVWVEDPYIRHVHQGSGRSQQISGLEEIQQSLRNYGVTLNIAFSSSIHDREIRFNNGWMIKIGRGLDYFKKPQGRFSIGYCDFDLRPCHETTVDVFHTKHTKKM; from the exons aTGTCGCGGGCGGGGGGCGATGGCACCGTCGCGTTGGAGCGGGCCGGGGCGGAGACGGTGAAGCGGGCGGTGGAGCTGGACCTGGCGTCTCGGTTCCAGGAGTCGTTGGTGTGCTACCAGGAGGGCATCGACCTCCTGCTGCAGGTGGTGAAAG CCACGAAAGATGAGGCAAAAAAGCACCGTTACCGGCAGAAAATATCCGAGTACATGACCAGAGCCGAAGACATTAAAAAACAcattgaaaaagagaaacaag atggcAAATACCATAAGCAAATCAGGATAGAGGAAAACGCAACAGGTTTCGGCTACGAAAAGCTTTTCCAAGAGTACCTTAGTGAGATTGTTTCTGAAGTTTGGGTGGAGGACCCGTACATTAGGCATGTTCATCAG GGCAGTGGGAGGAGTCAACAGATAAGTGGCTTGGAAGAAATACAACAATCATTGAGGAATTATGGAGTAACACTGAATATTGCATTTTCATCTTCAATACATGATCGAGAAATTAG attcaACAATGGATGGATGATTAAGATTGGAAGGGGTCttgattattttaagaaaccACAG GGTCGTTTCAGCATTGGATACTGTGACTTTGACTTGCGACCTTGTCATGAAACAACAGTGGACGTCTTTCATActaaacatacaaagaaaatgtga
- the MITD1 gene encoding MIT domain-containing protein 1 isoform X1, producing the protein MSRAGGDGTVALERAGAETVKRAVELDLASRFQESLVCYQEGIDLLLQVVKATKDEAKKHRYRQKISEYMTRAEDIKKHIEKEKQDGKYHKQIRIEENATGFGYEKLFQEYLSEIVSEVWVEDPYIRHVHQLYNFLRFCELLVKGPCKVKTIHLLTSYDEGSGRSQQISGLEEIQQSLRNYGVTLNIAFSSSIHDREIRFNNGWMIKIGRGLDYFKKPQLFCDRIWCRGLDSRVLLLLGGPQTDSCQNILGATQKGKGPFEIPTRASAKGCLSGQGHWNQNILTDLMVSLLSPVRFSCPNFPPNSSFMPQPQECD; encoded by the exons aTGTCGCGGGCGGGGGGCGATGGCACCGTCGCGTTGGAGCGGGCCGGGGCGGAGACGGTGAAGCGGGCGGTGGAGCTGGACCTGGCGTCTCGGTTCCAGGAGTCGTTGGTGTGCTACCAGGAGGGCATCGACCTCCTGCTGCAGGTGGTGAAAG CCACGAAAGATGAGGCAAAAAAGCACCGTTACCGGCAGAAAATATCCGAGTACATGACCAGAGCCGAAGACATTAAAAAACAcattgaaaaagagaaacaag atggcAAATACCATAAGCAAATCAGGATAGAGGAAAACGCAACAGGTTTCGGCTACGAAAAGCTTTTCCAAGAGTACCTTAGTGAGATTGTTTCTGAAGTTTGGGTGGAGGACCCGTACATTAGGCATGTTCATCAG TTGTATAACTTCCTGCGATTCTGTGAGCTGCTAGTTAAGGGGCCATGCAAAGTGAAAACAATCCACCTCCTCACTTCCTATGATGAA GGCAGTGGGAGGAGTCAACAGATAAGTGGCTTGGAAGAAATACAACAATCATTGAGGAATTATGGAGTAACACTGAATATTGCATTTTCATCTTCAATACATGATCGAGAAATTAG attcaACAATGGATGGATGATTAAGATTGGAAGGGGTCttgattattttaagaaaccACAG TTATTCTGCGACAGAATTTGGTGCCGTGGCTTGGATTCGCGTGTCCTGCTTCTCTTGGGAGGACCACAGACTGATTCCTGCCAAAATATCCTTGGTGCCACTCAGAAAGGTAAGGGACCTTTTGAAATCCCTACTAGAGCTTCAGCCAAGGGTTGTCTGTCTGGACAAGGACACTGGAATCAGAATATCCTTACAGACCTGATGGTAAGTCTTTTAAGTCCGGTAAGATTCAGTTGCCCTAACTTTCCACCCAATTCTTCCTTCATGCCGCAGCCTCAGGAATGTGATTAG
- the MITD1 gene encoding MIT domain-containing protein 1 isoform X11 — translation MSRAGGDGTVALERAGAETVKRAVELDLASRFQESLVCYQEGIDLLLQVVKATKDEAKKHRYRQKISEYMTRAEDIKKHIEKEKQDGKYHKQIRIEENATGFGYEKLFQEYLSEIVSEVWVEDPYIRHVHQLYNFLRFCELLVKGPCKVKTIHLLTSYDEGSGRSQQISGLEEIQQSLRNYGVTLNIAFSSSIHDREISYSATEFGAVAWIRVSCFSWEDHRLIPAKISLVPLRKE, via the exons aTGTCGCGGGCGGGGGGCGATGGCACCGTCGCGTTGGAGCGGGCCGGGGCGGAGACGGTGAAGCGGGCGGTGGAGCTGGACCTGGCGTCTCGGTTCCAGGAGTCGTTGGTGTGCTACCAGGAGGGCATCGACCTCCTGCTGCAGGTGGTGAAAG CCACGAAAGATGAGGCAAAAAAGCACCGTTACCGGCAGAAAATATCCGAGTACATGACCAGAGCCGAAGACATTAAAAAACAcattgaaaaagagaaacaag atggcAAATACCATAAGCAAATCAGGATAGAGGAAAACGCAACAGGTTTCGGCTACGAAAAGCTTTTCCAAGAGTACCTTAGTGAGATTGTTTCTGAAGTTTGGGTGGAGGACCCGTACATTAGGCATGTTCATCAG TTGTATAACTTCCTGCGATTCTGTGAGCTGCTAGTTAAGGGGCCATGCAAAGTGAAAACAATCCACCTCCTCACTTCCTATGATGAA GGCAGTGGGAGGAGTCAACAGATAAGTGGCTTGGAAGAAATACAACAATCATTGAGGAATTATGGAGTAACACTGAATATTGCATTTTCATCTTCAATACATGATCGAGAAATTAG TTATTCTGCGACAGAATTTGGTGCCGTGGCTTGGATTCGCGTGTCCTGCTTCTCTTGGGAGGACCACAGACTGATTCCTGCCAAAATATCCTTGGTGCCACTCAGAAAG GAATAA
- the MITD1 gene encoding MIT domain-containing protein 1 isoform X3 produces MSRAGGDGTVALERAGAETVKRAVELDLASRFQESLVCYQEGIDLLLQVVKATKDEAKKHRYRQKISEYMTRAEDIKKHIEKEKQDGKYHKQIRIEENATGFGYEKLFQEYLSEIVSEVWVEDPYIRHVHQLYNFLRFCELLVKGPCKVKTIHLLTSYDEGSGRSQQISGLEEIQQSLRNYGVTLNIAFSSSIHDREIRFNNGWMIKIGRGLDYFKKPQLFCDRIWCRGLDSRVLLLLGGPQTDSCQNILGATQKAPLSSGVKAVGISGQSVCHPVTSPF; encoded by the exons aTGTCGCGGGCGGGGGGCGATGGCACCGTCGCGTTGGAGCGGGCCGGGGCGGAGACGGTGAAGCGGGCGGTGGAGCTGGACCTGGCGTCTCGGTTCCAGGAGTCGTTGGTGTGCTACCAGGAGGGCATCGACCTCCTGCTGCAGGTGGTGAAAG CCACGAAAGATGAGGCAAAAAAGCACCGTTACCGGCAGAAAATATCCGAGTACATGACCAGAGCCGAAGACATTAAAAAACAcattgaaaaagagaaacaag atggcAAATACCATAAGCAAATCAGGATAGAGGAAAACGCAACAGGTTTCGGCTACGAAAAGCTTTTCCAAGAGTACCTTAGTGAGATTGTTTCTGAAGTTTGGGTGGAGGACCCGTACATTAGGCATGTTCATCAG TTGTATAACTTCCTGCGATTCTGTGAGCTGCTAGTTAAGGGGCCATGCAAAGTGAAAACAATCCACCTCCTCACTTCCTATGATGAA GGCAGTGGGAGGAGTCAACAGATAAGTGGCTTGGAAGAAATACAACAATCATTGAGGAATTATGGAGTAACACTGAATATTGCATTTTCATCTTCAATACATGATCGAGAAATTAG attcaACAATGGATGGATGATTAAGATTGGAAGGGGTCttgattattttaagaaaccACAG TTATTCTGCGACAGAATTTGGTGCCGTGGCTTGGATTCGCGTGTCCTGCTTCTCTTGGGAGGACCACAGACTGATTCCTGCCAAAATATCCTTGGTGCCACTCAGAAAG CTCCCTTATCTTCAGGAGTAAAAGCTGTTGGTATTTCAGGACAATCCGTGTGTCATCCAGTAACAAGCCCTTTTTAA
- the MITD1 gene encoding MIT domain-containing protein 1 isoform X6 encodes MSRAGGDGTVALERAGAETVKRAVELDLASRFQESLVCYQEGIDLLLQVVKATKDEAKKHRYRQKISEYMTRAEDIKKHIEKEKQDGKYHKQIRIEENATGFGYEKLFQEYLSEIVSEVWVEDPYIRHVHQLYNFLRFCELLVKGPCKVKTIHLLTSYDEGSGRSQQISGLEEIQQSLRNYGVTLNIAFSSSIHDREISYSATEFGAVAWIRVSCFSWEDHRLIPAKISLVPLRKVRDLLKSLLELQPRVVCLDKDTGIRISLQT; translated from the exons aTGTCGCGGGCGGGGGGCGATGGCACCGTCGCGTTGGAGCGGGCCGGGGCGGAGACGGTGAAGCGGGCGGTGGAGCTGGACCTGGCGTCTCGGTTCCAGGAGTCGTTGGTGTGCTACCAGGAGGGCATCGACCTCCTGCTGCAGGTGGTGAAAG CCACGAAAGATGAGGCAAAAAAGCACCGTTACCGGCAGAAAATATCCGAGTACATGACCAGAGCCGAAGACATTAAAAAACAcattgaaaaagagaaacaag atggcAAATACCATAAGCAAATCAGGATAGAGGAAAACGCAACAGGTTTCGGCTACGAAAAGCTTTTCCAAGAGTACCTTAGTGAGATTGTTTCTGAAGTTTGGGTGGAGGACCCGTACATTAGGCATGTTCATCAG TTGTATAACTTCCTGCGATTCTGTGAGCTGCTAGTTAAGGGGCCATGCAAAGTGAAAACAATCCACCTCCTCACTTCCTATGATGAA GGCAGTGGGAGGAGTCAACAGATAAGTGGCTTGGAAGAAATACAACAATCATTGAGGAATTATGGAGTAACACTGAATATTGCATTTTCATCTTCAATACATGATCGAGAAATTAG TTATTCTGCGACAGAATTTGGTGCCGTGGCTTGGATTCGCGTGTCCTGCTTCTCTTGGGAGGACCACAGACTGATTCCTGCCAAAATATCCTTGGTGCCACTCAGAAAGGTAAGGGACCTTTTGAAATCCCTACTAGAGCTTCAGCCAAGGGTTGTCTGTCTGGACAAGGACACTGGAATCAGAATATCCTTACAGACCTGA
- the MITD1 gene encoding MIT domain-containing protein 1 isoform X7: protein MSRAGGDGTVALERAGAETVKRAVELDLASRFQESLVCYQEGIDLLLQVVKATKDEAKKHRYRQKISEYMTRAEDIKKHIEKEKQDGKYHKQIRIEENATGFGYEKLFQEYLSEIVSEVWVEDPYIRHVHQLYNFLRFCELLVKGPCKVKTIHLLTSYDEGSGRSQQISGLEEIQQSLRNYGVTLNIAFSSSIHDREIRFNNGWMIKIGRGLDYFKKPQGRFSIGYCDFDLRPCHETTVDVFHTKHTKKM, encoded by the exons aTGTCGCGGGCGGGGGGCGATGGCACCGTCGCGTTGGAGCGGGCCGGGGCGGAGACGGTGAAGCGGGCGGTGGAGCTGGACCTGGCGTCTCGGTTCCAGGAGTCGTTGGTGTGCTACCAGGAGGGCATCGACCTCCTGCTGCAGGTGGTGAAAG CCACGAAAGATGAGGCAAAAAAGCACCGTTACCGGCAGAAAATATCCGAGTACATGACCAGAGCCGAAGACATTAAAAAACAcattgaaaaagagaaacaag atggcAAATACCATAAGCAAATCAGGATAGAGGAAAACGCAACAGGTTTCGGCTACGAAAAGCTTTTCCAAGAGTACCTTAGTGAGATTGTTTCTGAAGTTTGGGTGGAGGACCCGTACATTAGGCATGTTCATCAG TTGTATAACTTCCTGCGATTCTGTGAGCTGCTAGTTAAGGGGCCATGCAAAGTGAAAACAATCCACCTCCTCACTTCCTATGATGAA GGCAGTGGGAGGAGTCAACAGATAAGTGGCTTGGAAGAAATACAACAATCATTGAGGAATTATGGAGTAACACTGAATATTGCATTTTCATCTTCAATACATGATCGAGAAATTAG attcaACAATGGATGGATGATTAAGATTGGAAGGGGTCttgattattttaagaaaccACAG GGTCGTTTCAGCATTGGATACTGTGACTTTGACTTGCGACCTTGTCATGAAACAACAGTGGACGTCTTTCATActaaacatacaaagaaaatgtga
- the MITD1 gene encoding MIT domain-containing protein 1 isoform X8 has product MTRAEDIKKHIEKEKQDGKYHKQIRIEENATGFGYEKLFQEYLSEIVSEVWVEDPYIRHVHQLYNFLRFCELLVKGPCKVKTIHLLTSYDEGSGRSQQISGLEEIQQSLRNYGVTLNIAFSSSIHDREIRFNNGWMIKIGRGLDYFKKPQLFCDRIWCRGLDSRVLLLLGGPQTDSCQNILGATQKGKGPFEIPTRASAKGCLSGQGHWNQNILTDLMVSLLSPVRFSCPNFPPNSSFMPQPQECD; this is encoded by the exons ATGACCAGAGCCGAAGACATTAAAAAACAcattgaaaaagagaaacaag atggcAAATACCATAAGCAAATCAGGATAGAGGAAAACGCAACAGGTTTCGGCTACGAAAAGCTTTTCCAAGAGTACCTTAGTGAGATTGTTTCTGAAGTTTGGGTGGAGGACCCGTACATTAGGCATGTTCATCAG TTGTATAACTTCCTGCGATTCTGTGAGCTGCTAGTTAAGGGGCCATGCAAAGTGAAAACAATCCACCTCCTCACTTCCTATGATGAA GGCAGTGGGAGGAGTCAACAGATAAGTGGCTTGGAAGAAATACAACAATCATTGAGGAATTATGGAGTAACACTGAATATTGCATTTTCATCTTCAATACATGATCGAGAAATTAG attcaACAATGGATGGATGATTAAGATTGGAAGGGGTCttgattattttaagaaaccACAG TTATTCTGCGACAGAATTTGGTGCCGTGGCTTGGATTCGCGTGTCCTGCTTCTCTTGGGAGGACCACAGACTGATTCCTGCCAAAATATCCTTGGTGCCACTCAGAAAGGTAAGGGACCTTTTGAAATCCCTACTAGAGCTTCAGCCAAGGGTTGTCTGTCTGGACAAGGACACTGGAATCAGAATATCCTTACAGACCTGATGGTAAGTCTTTTAAGTCCGGTAAGATTCAGTTGCCCTAACTTTCCACCCAATTCTTCCTTCATGCCGCAGCCTCAGGAATGTGATTAG